A genomic region of Choristoneura fumiferana chromosome 17, NRCan_CFum_1, whole genome shotgun sequence contains the following coding sequences:
- the LOC141437275 gene encoding uncharacterized protein — protein sequence MDGVSYGHWGAQDDMDSHALRFYGEPSSVAARLQYQEPSSVNEDLWTLPERNWHRGDMANQYWQRAFPIYPMPEFNPAYRPWGHIDDNIFNAIYEIKALWEYTVQEALHNYSFMYSRLRHPMDVTVLKQMCQRHKEVFAVYDRQWKTWLVESNEPKYRYCYSGEDFEDFDLAKERIGGNRLLLVGKYTILMQEPNLAHETRITYSMVTNFRRPSARLVVGVPGCGKTTYILSNHARGSLVLTSCAEAAADLRARMGRRHDCGESRFRNSYRTIDSYLLNSRRPYQEVWIDEALMEHPGKLFLVCLYSRCQTLHMLGDPNQLGYICRINGIHLFYEKAAAFFNATEVLNISYRCPVDVMAKISCKYDGGAFSTSHILRSMKCIEYTSLENVPKDNKTKYLVFKQAEKKAMLRAGYKVSTIHEFQGKEAKDVVVVRMSRNLQEPLYESVPHILVGLTRHRETLVYYTPVRDILYNLINMHLTDEQLRAHKKRTKLTSEPYSDSSDSQDYDDARPVDENSSLMRDRNAPSAVEKETSLITVRITRRFFSIVRWGVSTVRRAVSIGISACHWICGWVR from the coding sequence ATGGATGGCGTCAGCTACGGACATTGGGGAGCCCAGGACGACATGGATTCACATGCACTGCGATTCTATGGTGAGCCTTCGTCGGTAGCTGCCAGGCTCCAGTACCAGGAACCGTCAAGTGTAAACGAAGACTTGTGGACGCTTCCCGAACGAAACTGGCATAGGGGCGATATGGCAAATCAGTATTGGCAGCGAGCTTTCCCTATCTACCCTATGCCTGAATTTAATCCTGCATATCGTCCTTGGGGTCATATAGACGACAATATATTTAACGCAATATATGAAATCAAGGCGTTGTGGGAATATACCGTACAGGAAGCGTTACACAACTATTCGTTTATGTACTCTCGGCTGCGGCATCCAATGGACGTGACTGTGTTAAAACAAATGTGCCAAAGACACAAAGAAGTGTTCGCCGTATATGATAGACAGTGGAAGACTTGGTTGGTTGAATCGAACGAACCAAAGTACAGATATTGCTACAGCGGCGAAGACTTTGAGGACTTTGATTTGGCTAAAGAGAGGATCGGTGGCAACAGACTTTTACTGGTGGGTAAATACACAATATTAATGCAGGAGCCGAACTTAGCGCACGAAACGAGAATTACCTATTCTATGGTTACGAACTTTAGGAGACCTAGTGCGCGATTGGTTGTCGGTGTTCCTGGGTGTGGCAAAACGACGTATATTTTAAGTAATCACGCGCGCGGGAGTCTTGTCCTCACGTCATGCGCGGAGGCAGCGGCAGATCTCCGGGCGCGCATGGGGCGGCGGCACGACTGCGGCGAGTCGAGGTTCAGGAACTCTTACAGGACGATAGACTCGTACTTGCTGAACAGCCGACGCCCCTACCAAGAGGTCTGGATCGACGAGGCGCTGATGGAACACCCCGGAAAACTGTTTCTGGTGTGTCTGTACAGCCGCTGCCAAACCCTGCACATGTTAGGAGACCCTAACCAGCTCGGGTACATCTGTAGGATAAATGGTATCCATTTATTTTACGAAAAAGCCGCAGCATTTTTCAATGCTACGGAAGTACTGAACATTTCCTACAGGTGTCCCGTTGACGTGATGGCCAAGATATCTTGCAAGTATGATGGCGGTGCTTTTTCGACGTCACATATCTTGCGCAGTATGAAGTGCATAGAATATACGTCGCTAGAAAATGTCCCTAAAGACAATAAGACCAAATATTTAGTATTTAAGCAGGCCGAGAAGAAAGCAATGCTGAGGGCTGGCTACAAAGTGTCGACCATCCACGAGTTTCAAGGAAAGGAAGCTAAAGATGTAGTCGTTGTGAGAATGTCTCGTAACTTACAGGAGCCTCTATACGAGTCGGTCCCCCATATTCTGGTGGGCCTGACCAGGCATAGAGAAACCTTGGTGTACTACACTCCGGTTAGAGACATTCTGTACAACCTGATAAACATGCATTTAACGGACGAACAGCTTCGAGCCCACAAAAAACGAACAAAGTTGACTTCCGAACCCTACAGCGATTCTAGTGACAGCCAGGATTACGATGATGCACGCCCGGTAGACGAAAATTCGTCATTAATGCGTGACAGGAATGCACCATCTGCCGTAGAAAAGGAAACTTCACTGATAACAGTCAGAATAACAAGAAGATTCTTTTCTATCGTAAGATGGGGGGTTTCTACCGTACGAAGAGCCGTTTCTATCGGAATTTCGGCTTGCCACTGGATTTGTGGTTGGGTTCGTTAA
- the LOC141437276 gene encoding aryl-hydrocarbon-interacting protein-like 1 isoform X1 has translation MSEMGDSAPIIKTTIYAGQKYKQILEGSKVHFHFQTWKCGKERVLIDDSRKIGQKEPMVLVIGHKFKLEVWESIVKMMAVGEVASFRVKQKLVFSYPFVSKTLRELGQDHGKRKHACSMTLHTEGMGYPDLDDLTKNPCDLEFIIELLRVERSDEYEKDVWQLTTEERLNLIPTLKEKGNKMYAQKRYDEAEEDYSQAIAICEQLMVRERKLDEEWTNLNKIKLPILLNYAQCKLIKGEYYAVIEHCNTVLEHDKDNEKALYRRAKAHVGAWNPNQAEEDLNRLKALNPAMAAAVDKEIANIKKLIKEKESKDKGALKKMFENENGKTDITTEN, from the exons ATGTCTGAAATGGGAGATTCTGCACCCATAATTAAAACTACTATCTATGCCGGACAAAAGTACAAACAAATATTAGAGGGAAGCAAG GTTCATTTCCATTTTCAAACATGGAAATGTGGGAAGGAAAGGGTGCTTATCGATGACAGCCGGAAGATTGGACAGAAAGAGCCTATGGTGCTCGTTATCGGGCACAAATTTAAGCTGGAAGTTTGGGAGTCCATAGTGAAAATGATGGCTGTTGGAGAAGTTGCCAGTTTCCGGGTTAAACAAAAG ctAGTCTTCAGCTACCCTTTTGTTTCAAAGACTCTGCGAGAATTAGGCCAGGACCATGGGAAAAGGAAGCATGCTTGTTCCATGACGCTGCATACAGAAGGCATGGGTTACCCAGACCTGGATGACCTGACGAAGAACCCATGTGATTTAGAGTTTAttatag AGCTGTTGCGAGTGGAGAGATCGGATGAATACGAGAAAGATGTCTGGCAGCTGACGACAGAGGAGCGATTAAACTTAATACCTACGCTCAAGGAAAAGGGCAACAAGATGTATGCACAGAAGCGTTACGACGAAGCGGAGGAGGATTACAGTCAAGCTATTGCTATCTGCGAGCAGCTTATGGTCAG GGAAAGAAAACTTGACGAGGAATGGACAAACCTGAATAAAATCAAGCTGCCGATATTGCTCAACTACGCACAATGCAAGCTCATCAAAGGGGAATATTATGCAGTCATTGAACATTGCAACACTGTGCTAGAGCATGACAAAG ATAATGAAAAGGCGCTGTACCGAAGAGCAAAAGCCCACGTCGGCGCGTGGAACCCGAACCAAGCCGAAGAAGACTTGAACCGTCTCAAAGCATTGAACCCCGCAATGGCCGCCGCAGTCGATAAAGAAATAGCtaacattaaaaaactaataaaagaaAAGGAATCCAAAGATAAAGGTGCTCTaaagaaaatgtttgaaaatgAAAACGGTAAAACTGACATAACAACAGAAAACTAA
- the LOC141437276 gene encoding AH receptor-interacting protein-like isoform X2, translating into MVLVIGHKFKLEVWESIVKMMAVGEVASFRVKQKLVFSYPFVSKTLRELGQDHGKRKHACSMTLHTEGMGYPDLDDLTKNPCDLEFIIELLRVERSDEYEKDVWQLTTEERLNLIPTLKEKGNKMYAQKRYDEAEEDYSQAIAICEQLMVRERKLDEEWTNLNKIKLPILLNYAQCKLIKGEYYAVIEHCNTVLEHDKDNEKALYRRAKAHVGAWNPNQAEEDLNRLKALNPAMAAAVDKEIANIKKLIKEKESKDKGALKKMFENENGKTDITTEN; encoded by the exons ATGGTGCTCGTTATCGGGCACAAATTTAAGCTGGAAGTTTGGGAGTCCATAGTGAAAATGATGGCTGTTGGAGAAGTTGCCAGTTTCCGGGTTAAACAAAAG ctAGTCTTCAGCTACCCTTTTGTTTCAAAGACTCTGCGAGAATTAGGCCAGGACCATGGGAAAAGGAAGCATGCTTGTTCCATGACGCTGCATACAGAAGGCATGGGTTACCCAGACCTGGATGACCTGACGAAGAACCCATGTGATTTAGAGTTTAttatag AGCTGTTGCGAGTGGAGAGATCGGATGAATACGAGAAAGATGTCTGGCAGCTGACGACAGAGGAGCGATTAAACTTAATACCTACGCTCAAGGAAAAGGGCAACAAGATGTATGCACAGAAGCGTTACGACGAAGCGGAGGAGGATTACAGTCAAGCTATTGCTATCTGCGAGCAGCTTATGGTCAG GGAAAGAAAACTTGACGAGGAATGGACAAACCTGAATAAAATCAAGCTGCCGATATTGCTCAACTACGCACAATGCAAGCTCATCAAAGGGGAATATTATGCAGTCATTGAACATTGCAACACTGTGCTAGAGCATGACAAAG ATAATGAAAAGGCGCTGTACCGAAGAGCAAAAGCCCACGTCGGCGCGTGGAACCCGAACCAAGCCGAAGAAGACTTGAACCGTCTCAAAGCATTGAACCCCGCAATGGCCGCCGCAGTCGATAAAGAAATAGCtaacattaaaaaactaataaaagaaAAGGAATCCAAAGATAAAGGTGCTCTaaagaaaatgtttgaaaatgAAAACGGTAAAACTGACATAACAACAGAAAACTAA